One window of the Sulfitobacter alexandrii genome contains the following:
- a CDS encoding argonaute/piwi family protein: MKFPEVSLVVDHFDEPELDFRYDQRSHHPKDGLFLYGPYDAPRKVQEVRIGVIGTKEGISHFRSWSDRLLSGIAVPPPSPTEKKDRLHLADFAGLEETFGITFDPQRCRALTVEFDAIERATRMENMHEAVDAVARIYTDRMDKFRRNEEGAIDVWIFVVPEIVYERCRPESRRTGLTLVRGKAPKRQRTRSFQGSLLLDDSFDPNIENVFDDIPDFRRHIKARLLSIAPSQILRESTLEPTAFLNSAGYPKRTTQDAATVAWNLATGLYYKTQERPPWRLSNVRDGVCYIGMVYKNLPNNRDNHVCCAAQMFLTEGDGVVFRGANGPWKTGDYEYHLSAAAAEELLGTVIEAYRDMHSEPPKELFIHGQASFNDEEWQAFCRAAPKGTNVVGVRIKSTGGDAKLFRAGDYPVIRGTALQLNDSNAYLWTSGYVPQLDTYIGPETPNPLMVTILRSKNRCPRMQTVLADIMGLTKINYNSCNFNDGLPVTVRFARMVGDILVMGSAREGGPQPFKYYI; encoded by the coding sequence GTGAAGTTTCCTGAAGTAAGCCTTGTCGTCGATCACTTCGACGAGCCCGAACTCGATTTCAGATACGATCAACGAAGCCACCACCCGAAGGACGGGTTGTTCCTCTATGGACCGTATGACGCACCGCGGAAGGTTCAGGAGGTTCGGATCGGCGTTATCGGGACAAAAGAAGGGATCAGTCATTTCCGCTCTTGGAGCGACAGGCTCTTATCGGGGATCGCCGTTCCGCCACCAAGTCCGACGGAAAAGAAAGATCGCTTACATCTTGCAGACTTCGCGGGCCTCGAAGAGACCTTCGGCATCACGTTCGATCCTCAGAGATGTCGGGCACTGACAGTAGAGTTTGATGCCATCGAACGGGCGACCCGGATGGAGAACATGCACGAGGCCGTCGATGCTGTCGCGCGTATCTACACGGATCGCATGGACAAGTTTAGGCGCAACGAGGAGGGTGCGATCGACGTCTGGATCTTCGTCGTTCCCGAGATCGTCTATGAGCGATGCCGTCCCGAATCCCGGAGGACCGGACTGACGCTTGTGCGAGGCAAGGCGCCAAAGCGACAACGTACGCGATCCTTCCAAGGATCGCTTCTACTGGACGATAGCTTTGATCCCAACATCGAGAATGTCTTCGATGACATTCCGGACTTCCGAAGACATATAAAGGCGCGTCTCCTGTCGATCGCACCTTCACAGATCCTGCGCGAGTCTACGCTGGAGCCGACGGCTTTCTTGAACAGCGCGGGCTATCCAAAGCGGACGACGCAGGACGCGGCCACGGTTGCTTGGAACCTTGCGACCGGCCTCTATTACAAGACGCAGGAGCGCCCTCCATGGCGTCTCTCCAACGTGCGCGACGGCGTCTGCTACATCGGAATGGTCTACAAGAACCTCCCCAACAACCGCGACAACCATGTGTGCTGCGCAGCCCAGATGTTCTTGACCGAAGGCGACGGGGTCGTCTTCCGCGGTGCGAACGGCCCGTGGAAGACCGGCGACTACGAGTATCATCTGAGTGCGGCCGCCGCAGAGGAGCTCTTGGGTACCGTGATCGAGGCGTATCGCGATATGCATTCCGAGCCGCCAAAAGAACTCTTCATTCACGGGCAGGCTTCGTTCAACGACGAGGAGTGGCAAGCATTCTGTCGCGCGGCTCCGAAGGGCACGAATGTGGTCGGGGTCAGGATCAAGTCGACGGGCGGGGACGCGAAGCTGTTTCGGGCAGGCGACTACCCGGTGATCCGCGGCACGGCGCTCCAGCTGAATGACAGCAACGCCTATCTCTGGACGAGCGGTTACGTCCCCCAGCTTGACACGTATATCGGGCCGGAGACGCCTAACCCCCTGATGGTCACAATTCTCCGCTCAAAAAACCGCTGCCCGAGGATGCAGACCGTGCTGGCCGACATCATGGGACTGACGAAGATCAACTACAACTCTTGCAACTTCAACGACGGGCTACCGGTTACCGTGCGCTTCGCCAGGATGGTAGGCGACATTCTGGTCATGGGGTCCGCGCGGGAAGGGGGCCCACAGCCATTCAAGTACTACATCTGA